The window ATGTCAGCGGCAGCCGCTGGCCTGACGATGACTTGCTTCACGGACCCCGGCTGCGAATTCGGCTAAGAACCTCGTCCCAGGGTATGCCGACCGGACCCTCGCGTTCCAGATCGTCCAGGCGCCGGTCGAGTTCTGCGCGCTGAGCTTCCGTGAGCGGAATCGCCCCGGGCGTAGCCGCGAGGCTGTCCCACAGCTCCTCCAGCAGGTCGAGCCGCTCTTCGGGTGTCAGCGATGCGATGTCAAGGCCACGCTTACTCATGGCAGCAGTATAACCTCGCAGGTGGT is drawn from Candidatus Methylomirabilota bacterium and contains these coding sequences:
- a CDS encoding addiction module protein, which encodes MSKRGLDIASLTPEERLDLLEELWDSLAATPGAIPLTEAQRAELDRRLDDLEREGPVGIPWDEVLSRIRSRGP